One genomic region from Nocardia vinacea encodes:
- the truB gene encoding tRNA pseudouridine(55) synthase TruB encodes MADARIDALGGLLIVDKDGGWTSHDVVAKCRKLLRTKKIGHAGTLDPMATGVLVLGVERATKLLGLLTLTTKAYTATIRLGQATTTDDAEGEVLSTASATHLTDVEIATHTAKLTGDIEQVPATVSAIKVNGERAYARHRAGEEVQLAARPVTVSRFDILARRDISEFVDLDVVVECSSGTYIRALARDLGAALGVGGHLTALRRTRVGPFTLEHARTLDELAESEDALLSLDIDDAIRTAFPHRDIDDKQADDLRNGRWLEPVGISGVYAAIDPSGRAIALLQESGKRAASVMVVRPSNL; translated from the coding sequence ATGGCCGACGCCAGGATCGACGCACTCGGCGGTCTGCTGATCGTCGACAAGGACGGCGGCTGGACCAGCCACGACGTCGTCGCGAAATGTCGAAAACTATTGCGCACCAAGAAGATCGGTCATGCTGGGACGCTCGATCCGATGGCCACCGGCGTACTGGTGCTCGGCGTCGAACGCGCCACCAAACTGCTCGGCCTGCTCACGCTGACCACCAAGGCGTACACCGCGACCATTCGACTCGGCCAGGCCACCACCACCGACGACGCCGAGGGCGAAGTGCTCTCGACCGCGTCGGCGACCCATCTCACCGATGTCGAAATCGCCACGCACACTGCGAAATTGACCGGCGATATCGAACAGGTGCCTGCCACGGTCAGCGCCATCAAGGTGAACGGCGAACGCGCCTATGCCCGGCATCGGGCTGGTGAGGAGGTCCAGCTCGCTGCGCGCCCGGTCACCGTCTCGCGCTTCGATATCCTTGCCCGCCGGGATATTTCGGAGTTCGTCGATCTGGATGTAGTCGTCGAATGTTCGTCCGGCACCTACATTCGCGCCCTGGCGCGCGATCTGGGCGCCGCACTCGGCGTCGGCGGCCATTTGACCGCCTTGCGCCGCACGAGGGTCGGCCCGTTCACCCTCGAGCACGCAAGAACCCTTGACGAATTGGCCGAATCCGAGGACGCGCTGTTGAGTCTGGATATCGACGACGCCATCCGAACCGCATTCCCGCACCGCGATATCGATGACAAGCAGGCCGACGATCTGCGCAACGGACGCTGGCTCGAGCCGGTCGGCATATCCGGTGTCTACGCCGCCATCGACCCGTCCGGACGCGCGATCGCACTACTGCAGGAGAGCGGTAAGCGCGCGGCCTCGGTCATGGTTGTGCGTCCGTCGAATCTTTAA
- the npt gene encoding 4'-phosphopantetheinyl transferase Npt encodes MIEKILPAGVASAELLAYPEDLQPHPAEAHLIEKSVEKRRRDFIGARHCARLALAELGEAPVAIGKGERGAPVWPRGIVGSLTHCDGYRAAALGHKLRFRSIGIDAEPHGTLPEGVLDSVSLPPERDWLARVDGSGLHLDRLLFCAKEATYKAWWPLTARWLGFEDAHITFTIDESSDGAGSGAFHSQILVPGQVTDGGAPLISFDGRWMIGDGLILTAIVHD; translated from the coding sequence ATGATCGAGAAAATTCTTCCTGCCGGTGTGGCCTCGGCCGAGTTGTTGGCCTACCCGGAAGATCTGCAGCCGCATCCGGCCGAGGCGCACCTCATCGAGAAGTCGGTGGAGAAGCGTCGCCGGGACTTCATCGGTGCTCGGCACTGCGCCCGGCTGGCGCTGGCGGAACTCGGTGAGGCTCCGGTCGCGATCGGCAAAGGCGAGCGGGGCGCACCGGTGTGGCCGCGCGGCATCGTCGGCAGCCTGACGCACTGTGACGGCTACCGGGCGGCGGCCTTGGGCCACAAACTGCGGTTCCGCTCGATCGGCATCGACGCCGAACCACACGGCACACTCCCCGAGGGCGTGCTGGATTCGGTGAGCCTGCCCCCCGAGCGGGACTGGTTGGCGCGGGTCGACGGTTCCGGTCTGCACCTGGACCGCTTGCTGTTCTGCGCGAAGGAAGCCACCTACAAGGCGTGGTGGCCATTGACCGCACGCTGGCTCGGCTTCGAGGACGCCCACATCACCTTCACCATCGATGAGAGCTCCGACGGCGCGGGTTCGGGTGCCTTCCACAGCCAGATCCTGGTGCCCGGACAGGTCACCGACGGTGGCGCGCCGCTGATTTCCTTCGACGGCCGCTGGATGATCGGCGACGGACTCATCCTGACCGCGATCGTGCACGACTGA